A genomic region of Oryza glaberrima chromosome 1, OglaRS2, whole genome shotgun sequence contains the following coding sequences:
- the LOC127783827 gene encoding uncharacterized protein LOC127783827 isoform X1 — MMDLDPRLYENVSVSDNDVRNIVLSYLMHNCFKETAETFLSSTGLELPVDYTVDVDKRKAIFSFVLEGNALKAIDLTEELAPNLLENDMDLHFDLLSLHFIELVRSRKCTEALEFGQKKLTPFGKVPKYVEKLEDFMALLAYEEPEKSPMFHLLSPEYRQNVADSLNRAVLAHANRPAYSSLERVIQQATVVRQYLQQEVGKDSYPPFSLKAFLNK; from the exons ATGATGGACCTGGATCCCCGCCTCTACGAGAACGTC TCCGTGAGTGATAACGATGTCCGCAACATAGTGTTGTCTTATCTTATGCACAACTGTTTTAAGGAGACTGCTGAGACATTCTTATCCAGCACTGGTTTGGAACTGCCTGTTGATTACACTGTGGATGTAGATAAGCGTAAAG CGATTTTTAGTTTTGTGTTGGAAGGCAATGCCCTGAAGGCTATAGACCTGACAGAAGAGTTGGCACCTAACTTGCTAGAGAATGATATGGATTTGCATTTTGATCTTTTAAGTCTTCACTTCATTGAGTTAGTTCGTTCTAGAAAATG CACAGAAGCTCTTGAGTTTGGTCAGAAAAAGTTGACGCCATTTGGGAAAGTGCCCAAGTACGTTGAGAAACTAGAG GACTTTATGGCCCTCCTAGCTTATGAAGAGCCTGAGAAGTCACCTATGTTTCATCTACTAAGCCCAGAGTACAGGCAGAATGTTGCAGATAGCTTGAATCGGGCTGTTCTTG CACATGCTAATCGACCAGCATATTCATCATTGGAGAGAGTGATACAGCAAGCAACTGTGGTTAGACAATACCTACAGCAGGAAGTTGGCAAG GATTCTTACCCGCCATTTTCTTTGAAGGCCTTTCTGAACAAGTAA
- the LOC127783811 gene encoding jacalin-related lectin 3, whose translation MSFKGFNGKNPILVGPWGGLGGTLWDDGVHSTVRQIVITHGAAIDSIKIEYDLKGKSVWSEKHGGDGGTKTDQVKLDYPQEILTSVSGYYGSLGGCIVVRSLTFGSNLSKYGPFGSEEGTPFSLPVAVIGKVIGFHGKSGWILDSIGCHFKKEKNATPSSNAPSALRSITRPHDKNGNRYADSNAGYDMVLAVRDRGDSYSVLTSNNPKEQYPNQSQDATLWNKMVSLPSFYSDNGTMTISTPVRFGPWGGNGGTIFDDGIYTGVRQINLTRGLGISSMKVLYDRNGQAIWGDKRGSSGAARAEKVVFDFPSEILTHITGYFSSTMIMGSTVIKSLTFHTTKKSHGPFGDETGTFFSSCLTEGRIVGFHGRDGWYIDSIGVHVLEGKVLSQRADRALTETSPSRHADMLAVAQREIGDEVTYGVVKEPIPVGPGPWGGEGGKPWDDGVYTGVKQIYIMRADFIGSVQIEYDRSGQSIWSTRHGNGGQITHRIKLDYPHEVLNCIYGYYNTCQDEGPRVLRSITLVSNRGKYGPFGEEVGTYFSSATTEGKVVGFHGRSGLYLDAIGVHMQHWLGDRNRTAAPNSNKYYISKYLF comes from the exons ATG AGCTTTAAAGGATTCAACGGGAAGAACCCGATACTCGTTGGGCCGTGGGGAGGGTTGGGAGGAACCCTTTGGGACGACGGCGTGCACTCCACGGTGAGGCAGATCGTGATTACTCATGGTGCAGCCATTGATTCCATCAAGATCGAGTATGACCTGAAAGGAAAGTCAGTCTGGTCAGAGAAGCATGGAGGTGATGGAGGCACCAAAACTGATCAG GTGAAACTCGACTACCCTCAAGAAATCCTCACCTCTGTCAGTGGCTACTACGGATCATTGGGAGGCTGCATCGTCGTAAGATCACTAACATTCGGGAGCAACCTCTCCAAGTACGGGCCTTTCGGCTCCGAGGAAGGGACGCCCTTCTCGCTCCCAGTGGCGGTCATCGGTAAGGTCATCGGCTTCCATGGCAAATCCGGGTGGATTCTCGACTCAATCGGCTGCCATTTCAAGAAGGAGAAGAACGCCACTCCGTCGTCCAATGCTCCTTCAGCTCTCAGGAGCATCACGAGACCTCATGACAAGAATGGCAACAGGTACGCAGATAGCAATGCTGGGTATGACATGGTTCTTGCCGTCAGAGACAGAGGTGACAGCTACAGTGTCCTGACTAGCAACAATCCCAAGGAACAGTATCCTAACCAATCACAGGATGCTACTCTCTGGAACAAG ATGGTGTCACTGCCTAGTTTCTACTCGGATAATGGGACCATGACAATAAGCACTCCGGTGAGATTTGGTCCCTGGGGTGGAAATGGCGGCACCATATTCGACGACGGTATATACACTGGTGTTCGACAGATCAATTTAACGCGAGGATTGGGTATATCGTCGATGAAGGTCCTCTATGATCGAAATGGGCAGGCTATATGGGGTGATAAGCGTGGATCCAGTGGGGCAGCAAGGGCTGAGAAG GTAGTATTCGATTTTCCATCAGAGATCTTAACTCACATAACCGGTTACTTCAGTTCGACGATGATCATGGGATCAACGGTGATCAAGTCTCTGACATTCCACACGACGAAGAAGAGCCATGGTCCTTTCGGGGATGAGACTGGCACGTTCTTCTCCAGCTGCCTGACCGAAGGTAGGATAGTAGGATTCCATGGCAGGGATGGGTGGTACATCGACAGCATTGGAGTCCATGTCCTTGAAGGCAAGGTGTTGTCACAGAGAGCTGACAGAGCATTGACCGAAACGAGCCCGTCTCGGCACGCCGATATGCTTGCAGTAGCACAGAGGGAAATAGGAGATGAG GTTACATATGGTGTGGTGAAAGAACCAATACCAGTAGGGCCAGGGCCTTGGGGTGGCGAGGGAGGCAAGCCATGGGACGATGGTGTCTACACAGGAGTGAAGCAAATCTACATCATGAGAGCCGATTTCATCGGTTCTGTGCAGATTGAGTACGACAGGAGTGGCCAATCCATCTGGTCCACAAGGCACGGCAACGGTGGCCAGATAACACACAGA atcaagcTGGACTACCCACACGAGGTCCTGAACTGCATATACGGCTACTACAACACCTGCCAGGATGAAGGGCCCAGAGTGCTGAGGTCGATCACTCTCGTCAGCAACCGGGGGAAGTACGGGCCGTTCGGCGAGGAGGTCGGGACCTACTTCagctcggcgacgacggaagGGAAGGTGGTCGGGTTCCATGGCCGGAGCGGCCTGTACCTGGACGCCATTGGCGTGCACATGCAGCACTGGCTGGGTGACAGGAACAGAACTGCAGCTCCCAACTCTAATAAGTACTACATCTCCAAGTACCTGTTTTGA
- the LOC127783827 gene encoding uncharacterized protein LOC127783827 isoform X2 — protein MMDLDPRLYENVSVSDNDVRNIVLSYLMHNCFKETAETFLSSTGLELPVDYTVDVDKRKAIFSFVLEGNALKAIDLTEELAPNLLENDMDLHFDLLSLHFIELVRSRKCTEALEFGQKKLTPFGKVPKYVEKLEDFMALLAYEEPEKSPMFHLLSPEYRQNVADSLNRAVLAHANRPAYSSLERVIQQATVVRQYLQQEVGKAFLNK, from the exons ATGATGGACCTGGATCCCCGCCTCTACGAGAACGTC TCCGTGAGTGATAACGATGTCCGCAACATAGTGTTGTCTTATCTTATGCACAACTGTTTTAAGGAGACTGCTGAGACATTCTTATCCAGCACTGGTTTGGAACTGCCTGTTGATTACACTGTGGATGTAGATAAGCGTAAAG CGATTTTTAGTTTTGTGTTGGAAGGCAATGCCCTGAAGGCTATAGACCTGACAGAAGAGTTGGCACCTAACTTGCTAGAGAATGATATGGATTTGCATTTTGATCTTTTAAGTCTTCACTTCATTGAGTTAGTTCGTTCTAGAAAATG CACAGAAGCTCTTGAGTTTGGTCAGAAAAAGTTGACGCCATTTGGGAAAGTGCCCAAGTACGTTGAGAAACTAGAG GACTTTATGGCCCTCCTAGCTTATGAAGAGCCTGAGAAGTCACCTATGTTTCATCTACTAAGCCCAGAGTACAGGCAGAATGTTGCAGATAGCTTGAATCGGGCTGTTCTTG CACATGCTAATCGACCAGCATATTCATCATTGGAGAGAGTGATACAGCAAGCAACTGTGGTTAGACAATACCTACAGCAGGAAGTTGGCAAG GCCTTTCTGAACAAGTAA